In Debaryomyces hansenii CBS767 chromosome A complete sequence, a genomic segment contains:
- a CDS encoding DEHA2D00748p (weakly similar to uniprot|P00330 Saccharomyces cerevisiae YOL086c ADH1 alcohol dehydrogenase I or uniprot|P07246 Saccharomyces cerevisiae YMR083W ADH3 Alcohol dehydrogenase isoenzyme III or uniprot|P00331 Saccharomyces cerevisiae YMR303C ADH2 Glucose-repressible alcohol dehydrogenase II) yields the protein MSTHKSMKIPETQVAFGFRRGEKNIVRYDKWPVTRPKDGEVLVEVKAAGLCQSDVHIVHGQPGYIPDELVMGHEIAGQIVEVGGQSVPDDYQVGERVAIAIASFCGICDNCRSGFDNNCLRSVEAYGLTLDGGFQQFLLIKNLRGLIPIPDQVTYEQAAIASDAVLTPFHAINKARQDLVPTAHVLVMGMGGLGLNALQILRNYGCTIVAVDIKPEAKKLAKEYGATEFFSDISESDYSRQSFDVCFDFCGFQETFDVCQEYVKARGRIDTVGLGRSKLFVRNFELARKEVKINFNFGGTSQEQVECMKWVAQGRIKPLSTAVPFNLLPDYLNKLAQGKVNGRVVFHPSKL from the coding sequence ATGTCAACACACAAGAGCATGAAGATACCAGAGACACAAGTAGCGTTTGGATTTAGAAGAGGagaaaagaatattgttAGATATGATAAGTGGCCAGTTACAAGGCCAAAAGATGGAGAAGTTTTAGTTGAAGTGAAGGCGGCTGGCTTGTGTCAGAGTGATGTTCACATAGTACATGGACAACCAGGATATATTCCAGATGAGCTTGTAATGGGACATGAGATCGCAGGGCAAATCGTCGAAGTAGGTGGTCAGAGTGTCCCTGATGATTATCAGGTTGGAGAACGGGTTGCGATTGCCATTGCAAGCTTCTGTGGAATCTGTGACAATTGCAGAAGTGGATTTGACAACAATTGCTTGCGATCTGTAGAAGCATATGGATTGACTTTAGATGGTGGGTTTCAGCAGTTCttattgattaaaaatTTGAGAGGGTTAATCCCGATTCCAGATCAAGTGACCTATGAGCAAGCTGCAATTGCATCAGATGCAGTTTTAACTCCATTTCATGCTATTAATAAAGCAAGACAAGATTTAGTACCTACAGCTCATGTTTTGGTTATGGGAATGGGAGGACTAGGTCTCAATGCGTTGCAAATTCTTCGTAACTATGGATGTACTATCGTAGCGGTGGATATCAAGCCTGAAGCCAAAAAATTGGCGAAAGAGTATGGGGCTACGGAGTTTTTCCTGGACATTAGTGAATCAGACTATTCAAGGCAATCATTCGACGTCTGTTTTGACTTCTGTGGGTTTCAAGAGACTTTTGACGTGTGTCAAGAGTATGTCAAAGCAAGAGGAAGAATTGACACAGTAGGGCTAGGAAGGTCTAAGTTATTCGTTAGAAACTTTGAGTTGGCTAGAAAGGAGGTAAAGattaatttcaactttGGCGGCACTTCTCAAGAACAAGTAGAGTGTATGAAGTGGGTGGCACAGGGAAGAATAAAGCCTCTTTCTACCGCTGTTCCTTTTAATTTATTGCCAGATtatttgaacaaattaGCTCAGGGAAAAGTTAATGGTCGTGTTGTTTTTCATCCTTCCAAGTTATAA
- a CDS encoding DEHA2D00770p (weakly similar to uniprot|O93999 Candida albicans Ca20C1 Possible zinc-finger protein) gives MPELSQAQDKGTLSDTDLCDEARPACEYCAHRNRECIYPDIQPKLSTNAISTNEQEARSYSLSTSQSQKSLNSMSSLIGISSFEYQLICYYQNLCEFDFRPHPNPKMNVWFKETQRLGFHSDLVRNCIYAISTMHLDNLDFYESIKGSKLVQSPQAIKFFNCHLSIFEPNQLRGFHQGKVLYNKTVQYFLNSVKQTMDIINDIESGNGPHSTSQAIEILISSLIIFNLLSHHHAMFLPLIAHDLSQPNLLSICMGMKHVKNIIVPYLEESSFGILFKGDTTTLLDSKLCNRISLIEQLKDYRLILEERDEIQPHESLIYIDSIKKLEDIMYKIIISNNQQLIWGWIGEQDDEFYILANEKKKYFACKLLFYYSSLRVILTGRTSYQGNTWTFYCHWFKNYNLAKFGHWRDPKDFSLYKLVFSYDYEVKDLNSFLATNQMTFESK, from the exons ATGCCTGAATTGTCGCAAGCTCAAGATAAAGGTACGTTAAGTGATACTGATTTG TGTGATGAAGCACGGCCGGCATGTGAGTACTGTGCTCATAGGAATCGAGAGTGTATATATCCTGATATACAACCCAAACTCTCAACGAATGCTATTAGTACCAATGAGCAAGAAGCTAGATCTTACTCTTTAAGTACATCACAGTCACAAAAATCACTCAATTCTATGTCTAGCCTCATTGgaatatcatcatttgagTATCAATTGATATGTTACTACCAAAATCTATGCGAATTTGACTTTAGACCCCAtccaaatccaaaaatGAATGTCTGGTTTAAGGAAACTCAAAGATTAGGGTTTCATTCAGATTTGGTTCGAAATTGTATTTATGCTATAAGTACAATGCATCTAGACAATCTCGATTTTTATGAATCTATTAAGGGTTCTAAATTGGTTCAATCTCCACAAGCTATAAAGTTTTTTAACTGTCATCTATCTATATTCGAGCCTAATCAATTAAGAGGATTTCATCAGGGTAAGGTACTCTACAATAAGActgttcaatattttttgaataGCGTCAAGCAAACAATGGATATCatcaatgatattgaatccGGAAATGGGCCACATTCAACTTCACAAGCAATAGAAATTTTGATCTCAAGCCTTATCATATTCAATCTATTGCTGCATCATCACGCAATGTTTCTTCCACTAATAGCACATGATCTATCGCAGCCTAACCTACTATCCATATGTATGGGAATGAAACATgtaaagaatattattgTTCCCTACTTGGAAGAAAGTAGttttggaatattattTAAGGGGGACACTACTACGCTTTTGGATTCTAAATTGTGTAATAGAATATCCTTGATAGAACAACTTAAAGATTACAGGCTTATTTTGGAGGAAAGAGATGAGATTCAGCCCCATGAATCGTTAATATACATTGATTCTATAAAGAAACTAGAAGACATCATGtacaaaataattattctGAATAATCAACAACTCATATGGGGATGGATTGGAGAACAAGATGAcgaattttatattcttgcaaatgaaaaaaaaaaatattttgcttgCAAACTACTTTTTTACTATAGCTCATTGCGTGTGATATTAACAGGTAGGACAAGCTATCAGGGAAATACTTGGACATTTTATTGTCATTGGTTTAAAAACTATAATCTTGCAAAATTTGGTCACTGGAGAGATCCTAAAGATTTTTCTCTATATAAGCTTGTTTTTCTGTATGATTATGAGGTAAAAGATTTGAACTCATTCTTGGCAACCAATCAAATGACCTTTGAGAGTAAATAA
- a CDS encoding DEHA2D00792p (no similarity), whose amino-acid sequence MGHIPKETWDKKKALKIVRFQQMTCSEFSFENDTKKNSNASSEIYWCPGKMLQIVQLVNSMTKHSINDKVP is encoded by the coding sequence ATGGGACATATTCCGAAAGAAACTTGGGATAAAAAAAAGGCATTAAAAATAGTAAgatttcaacaaatgaCATGCTCTGAATTCTCGTTTGAGAATgatacaaagaaaaattctaatGCAAGCAGCGAGATATATTGGTGTCCAGGGAAAATGTTACAAATCGTCCAATTGGTGAATTCAATGACCAAGCATTCTATAAATGATAAAGTTCCTTAG
- a CDS encoding DEHA2D00814p (similar to CA1196|IPF10394 Candida albicans) yields MLLNATIIIDSKPEKVREIFLDFRKHSQWNPFFTDVRIYTPGVTSPSPGTQLEIKMKLNGGNENIMYPIVLENNSSSFKWKGNLLFDFMFVGVHSFEFIPLEIDGQTRTKLVQSEDFSGILSYVFEWTGLKDKTEKGFNELNRALKIQVEQDN; encoded by the coding sequence ATGTTATTGAATGCAACTATAATCATCGATTCCAAACCAGAGAAGGTGAGAGAAATTTTCTTAGATTTCAGGAAACACTCACAATGGAATCCATTTTTCACTGACGTCAGAATTTACACTCCTGGTGTAACGAGTCCTCTGCCGGGAACTCAATTAGAAATTAAAATGAAACTAAATGGTGGAAATGAAAACATAATGTATCCAATTGTGTTGGAGAATAACTCAAGTTCTTTCAAATGGAAAGGTAACTTgctttttgattttatgtTCGTCGGCGTACActcttttgaatttattccATTAGAGATAGATGGCCAAACTAGAACAAAATTAGTTCAGTCTGAAGATTTCAGTGGGATTTTATCTTATGTTTTTGAATGGACGGGTTTGAAGGATAAAACTGAAAAGGGTTTCAATGAACTTAATCGAGCTTTAAAGATTCAGGTAGAGCAAGATAATTAA
- a CDS encoding DEHA2D00836p (no similarity): MYSFLNKPSRIKTIVTLGYLAVGTTYPFLLSYRGSINIPMTKKGVTNIRVLFTKI; encoded by the coding sequence ATGTATTCCTTTCTTAATAAACCAAGCAGAATTAAGACAATTGTGACATTAGGCTATTTGGCTGTGGGAACAACGTACCCTTTCTTATTATCCTACAGAGGATCCATTAACATTCCAATGACAAAGAAAGGAGTGACTAATATCAGGGTGTTATTCaccaaaatataa
- a CDS encoding DEHA2D00858p (no similarity) yields the protein MLQHVQIFQPLNLGKVVFDEMSRRLYGFFEFGSFYSDTVTDALRFTDLLVVSPTGPGKSNAYKILMKGIEP from the coding sequence ATGCTTCAGCACgtccaaatttttcaaccacTCAATCTCGGAAAGGTGGTGTTCGACGAGATGAGCCGGCGTCTCTACGGcttctttgaatttggatCATTCTATTCGGACACCGTCACCGACGCCTTGAGGTTTACAGATTTGCTCGTGGTTAGTCCTACAGGACCGGGAAAGAGCAATGCCTAcaagatattaatgaaaggtATTGAACCTTGA